A genomic stretch from Lysobacter soyae includes:
- a CDS encoding DUF1365 domain-containing protein, producing the protein MNTLASAVYEGHVRHRRHSPHPHAFSYRMAQLYLDLDELDRVFDKRWLWSNERSNLAAFKRADFLGDARLPLADAVRARVKAETGVRPDGPIRLLAHLRYGGFNFNPVAFYFCHSHTGELHTIVAEITNTPWKERHAYVLPVSTAEMRGRAMHWSFDKSFHVSPFLPMDRRYRWTFTAPGTDLHVHMGVDAGVKHEFDAHLALRRRPLNGATLARVLLRYPLMTAQVVTGIHWQALRLWLKGNPVYDHPRHLEGES; encoded by the coding sequence ATGAACACCTTGGCCAGTGCCGTCTACGAGGGCCATGTGCGTCATCGGCGGCACAGCCCGCATCCGCACGCCTTCAGTTACCGGATGGCGCAGCTGTATCTCGATTTGGACGAACTGGACCGCGTCTTCGATAAGCGTTGGCTCTGGTCGAACGAGCGCAGCAACCTGGCGGCATTCAAACGGGCGGATTTCCTCGGAGACGCCAGACTACCCCTCGCTGACGCGGTACGTGCGCGGGTCAAGGCCGAGACCGGCGTTCGGCCTGACGGCCCGATTCGCCTGTTGGCCCACCTCCGTTACGGCGGATTCAACTTCAATCCGGTGGCGTTCTATTTTTGCCATTCCCACACGGGTGAATTGCACACCATCGTCGCCGAGATCACCAACACCCCGTGGAAAGAACGCCACGCTTATGTGCTGCCGGTGTCAACCGCTGAAATGCGCGGCCGCGCAATGCATTGGTCCTTCGACAAATCGTTTCACGTCTCGCCGTTCTTGCCGATGGATCGCCGCTACCGTTGGACATTCACTGCGCCCGGCACGGATCTACATGTACACATGGGTGTGGATGCGGGTGTCAAACACGAATTCGATGCACATCTTGCCCTGCGACGCCGGCCCTTGAATGGCGCCACGTTGGCACGCGTCTTGTTGCGCTATCCGTTGATGACGGCCCAAGTCGTCACGGGTATCCATTGGCAAGCGCTGCGGTTGTGGTTGAAAGGCAATCCGGTCTACGACCACCCGCGTCACTTGGAAGGTGAATCATGA
- a CDS encoding class I SAM-dependent methyltransferase, with amino-acid sequence MMSARPFSDLGEVGSVDRFLRKRLLKRLEGLRHGTLELVDATGTVVLGVPSEAYPRVRLEILDPSFYRALAASGSVGAAEAYMADAWVCSDLVALVRLLVRNRNLLDGMETGSAKVSSWLMRALNAARRNTRAGARKNIAAHYDLGNAFFALFLSEDLMYSSAMFTCEDEPLEVASLRKLDVLCEKLRLGPEDHVVEIGSGWGGFAIHAARTRGCRVTTTTISAEQYALAKQRVDAAGLSDRVTVLAQDYRDLEGRYDKLVSIEMIEAIGPQFLDVYFATLDRLLKPGGLALVQAITIEDHRYAQAVRSVDFIKRHVFPGSFIPSIAAMLAAKTRSSHLALIELQDFGLSYARTLKAWRMRFLANIAQVHAQGFDTRFIRLWEFYLAYCEGGFRERSIGVSHLLFQAPLIAPAGRD; translated from the coding sequence ATCATGAGCGCACGTCCGTTTTCAGATCTGGGCGAGGTCGGCAGTGTCGACCGTTTTCTACGCAAGCGGCTCTTGAAGCGTTTGGAAGGTTTGCGCCATGGCACCTTGGAGCTGGTGGACGCAACCGGAACAGTGGTATTGGGTGTGCCGTCTGAGGCGTACCCGCGCGTGCGCTTGGAAATTCTCGACCCGTCTTTCTATCGCGCATTGGCGGCCAGCGGGAGCGTAGGCGCGGCCGAGGCGTACATGGCCGATGCATGGGTGTGCAGCGATTTGGTGGCACTGGTGCGGCTTTTGGTCCGCAACCGTAACTTGCTCGATGGCATGGAAACGGGCAGCGCAAAAGTCTCCAGCTGGCTCATGCGTGCACTCAATGCCGCACGAAGAAATACCCGCGCCGGCGCGCGCAAGAATATTGCTGCGCATTACGACTTGGGCAATGCCTTCTTCGCCTTGTTCCTCTCTGAAGACTTGATGTATTCCTCCGCGATGTTCACTTGCGAGGACGAGCCGCTTGAAGTCGCATCACTGAGAAAGCTGGATGTGCTGTGCGAGAAGCTGCGCTTAGGTCCTGAAGACCACGTGGTAGAAATCGGCAGCGGTTGGGGCGGGTTTGCGATTCACGCCGCGCGCACCCGGGGCTGCCGCGTCACCACCACCACCATTTCCGCCGAGCAATATGCATTGGCGAAACAGCGTGTCGATGCGGCCGGACTTTCCGACCGGGTCACAGTGCTGGCGCAGGACTACCGGGATCTTGAAGGCCGCTACGACAAATTGGTCTCGATTGAAATGATCGAAGCCATCGGCCCGCAGTTTCTCGACGTCTACTTTGCAACGTTGGACCGCTTGCTTAAACCCGGGGGTCTGGCGTTGGTGCAAGCCATTACGATTGAAGATCATCGTTATGCACAGGCGGTGCGTTCGGTCGATTTCATCAAGCGCCACGTTTTTCCGGGTTCATTTATCCCGTCCATCGCGGCAATGTTGGCGGCCAAAACGCGCAGTAGCCACTTGGCCCTGATCGAGTTGCAAGATTTCGGTCTGTCTTACGCGCGGACATTGAAAGCATGGCGCATGCGGTTCTTGGCCAACATCGCGCAAGTGCACGCGCAAGGTTTCGATACGCGTTTCATTCGTCTGTGGGAGTTCTATTTGGCCTATTGCGAAGGCGGTTTCAGGGAGCGCTCAATCGGCGTTTCTCACCTTCTATTTCAAGCGCCGCTCATTGCGCCGGCGGGTCGCGACTGA